In the Streptomyces sp. 3214.6 genome, ACTCGCGCCACAGGACGATTTTCTCTATGCCGCAGGACGCCGCGGCGGCACGGGTGTCCTCGTTCCAGTTGCCGTAGGGCGGCCGGAACAGCCGGGGCGCGGTGCCGTACTCGGCCTTCAGTTTCTTCTGCTGGCCGCAGATCTCCGCCTTCTGCGCGGACGCGCTCAGGGTGCGCATGTTCGGGTGGGTCAGCGTGTGGTTCTGTATGGGGTCGCCGAGGCCCTGAAGCGGCTTGAAGTAGCCGTAGTCAGCGCGGATGGCGGCGTCCGTCAGGAACATCGTGAAGGGGATCTTCAGTTCCCGCATCATCGTCACGAACTTCGGGTCCTTCTCGGCCCCGTCGTCGAACGTGAGGAAGACGATCTTCTCCTTGGTGGGTATGTCGCTGATCACCGGCACCCCGCTGCCGGCGGCCGCCTGCACCACCGGCTTGGTCGCGGGCGGGGCGGGCGGCGCCGCCAGCGGCTTGATCCCCCACTTGCGGTAGGCCGCCGCGGTGCCGGACTGCGCGCCCGCGTCGCCGCGCGGGTGGGCGGACGGTGCGGCTGAGTGCGGGGTGGCGGAGGGCGAGGAGTCCTCGGCGGACGCCTTGGGCGTCGCGGCCGAGCAGCCCGCCGTGAGGACCGTCGCCGTGAGGAGGAGACAGGCCAGCGCCGCCCTCTTGATTCGCCTGTCCACCGCGTCCCACCCCATGTCCGTCCGTGATCCTCAGCCCGTTCCCCCTGCTTGACGGCGAACAGATGTCCGAGGTTCCACCCGGGACGAGGTGGCGAGGGCCGCGAGGGCCGCCGTCCGCGGGGCTTGGCTACGCTGGACAGCAGACGTCCGATACGTTATGAAATCGGGCGAAATTTCTAAGGAACCGAAGCATGCGTCTCCGTGGCAGCGTTCCGGGTCTGAGGGGCGGGCCCCTCAGCCGTGCCGCCGTGGCGGTGTCGGTCGCCGCCGGTGTGGCGCTGGCCGGCGCCTGCGGCGGGGGCGGGTCGGGCGGCGGCGACAGTCTCACCGTCGGCCTGCTGCTCCCGGGCGGCGGGGCCTCGCGCTTCGGGCAGTTCGACAAGCCCCTGATCGAGCAGCGACTGAAGGAGCTGTGCACGCACTGCCCGGCGGCTACCTTCGCGGCCACGCCCGACCCGGCGGTCCAGCGACAGCAGCTCGAATCGATGATCACCAGGGGCGTGGACGTCCTGATCATCGCCGCGGTCGACCCCCAGCTGCTGCGCCCGTCGGTCGAGGCCGCGCACCGGGCCGGCATTCCGGTGGTCGCCTACGACCGGCTCGCGCAGGGGCCGATCTCCGGTTACGTCACCTTCGACGGGGCGAAGGTCGGCAGGCTTCAGGGCGAGGCGCTGTTGAAGGGCATGGGCGCGAAGGCGCACGGCGGGCAGATCGTCATGATGAACGGCGCGACGACCGACCCCAACGCCGACTGGTTCAAGCGGGGGGCGCTCTCCGTCCTCAAGGGCAAGGTGAAGATCGGCAAGTCGTACGACACCGTCGGCTGGCGGCCGGAGAACGCCTTCGTCGACATGAAGAGCGCCGTCGCCGCACTGGGCGCGGGCAACATCGACGGCGTCCTGGCCGCCAACGACAGCCTCGCCGGCGCCGTCGTCTCCGCCCTCAACGCCACCGAGGTCAGGCCGCTGCCCCCGATCACCGGCCAGGACGCCGACCTCGTGGCCGTGCGGCGCCTCGTCCGCGGCGACCAGTACATGACCGTCTACAAGCCGTTCAAGCCCGCCGCCGACGCCGCCGCCGAGATGGCCGTCGCCCTGGGGCGCGGCAAGTCGGTCGCGTCCATCGCCACCGGCACCGTCGACAACGCCACCACCAAGGACATTCCGGCGGTCCTGCTCCCGTCGGTGCCGGTGACGGCCGGCACCGTCAAGGACACAGTGGTGAAGGACGGCATGTACACGATCGCGCAGATCTGCACCCCGCAGCTCAGGTCCGCCTGCGCCAAGGCCGGACTCATCTGATGAGCCCCACCCGAGGAGGTGGCCCCGTGCCGGGTCAGCCGCTGCTGACGTTGCGCGGCGTATCCAAGCGGTTCGCCGCCGTCCAGGCACTGGTGGACGTCGAGCTGGAGATCGCGGCCGGGGAGGTGGTCGCCCTGATGGGTGACAACGCCGCCGGCAAGTCCACCCTGGTCAAGGTGATCTCGGGGGTCGGTCCCGCCGACCGGGGCGTCATCGAGTGGCAGGGCAGCCCCGTCCAGATCACGCGCCCGCAGGACGCCCAGGTCCTGGGCATCGCGACCGTCTACCAGGACCTCGCGATGTGCGGCAACCTCGACGTCGTCGCGAACCTCTTCCTCGGCCGGGAGATCCACCGCCTCGGCGTCCTCGACGAGGTGGAGATGGAGCGCCGCACCCGCGAACTGCTGCACACCCTGTCCGTGCGCATTCCCGACGTGCGGGCGCCGCTCGCCACGCTGTCCGGCGGCCAGCGGCAGGTCGTCGCGATCACCCGGCTGTTCCTCGGCTCGCCCCGGCTGCTCCTGCTCGACGAGCCCACCGCCTCCCTCGGCCTCGAACAGACCGGTCAGCTCCTCGACCTCATCGAGGAACTGCGCGACCAGGGCATCGGGGTGCTCCTCATCAGCCACAACATGGGGGACATCAAGGCCGTCGCCGACCGCGTCGCCGTGCTGCGCCTCGGCCGCAACAACGGTCAGTTCGACGTGAACACCACCTCTCAGGAGCAGATCATCGCCTCCATCACCGGAGCGGCCGACAACGCCGCCTCCCACCGCCCGACACGCCCGGAGGAAGCATGGCCATGAGGGGGAGGCGGACGGGGGCGCGCGCCGGCGGACGCCGGTGGGACACCGACCGGCTCGGGGCGTACGCCGGTGCGGTGCGCCGCAGGCTGCCCGAAGGGGCGCTCGGCCCGGTCCCGGCCCTGCTCGCCCTCGCCGTGACCTGGATCGTCTTCCAGGGCCTCAACGACAACTTCCTCTCGCCGCGCAACCTGTCCGTCCTCAGCGTGGACATCGTCGGGACGGGCATGATCGCCGTCGGCATCGTCTTCGTGCTGCTGATCGGCGAGATCGACCTGTCGGTGGGCTCGCTCGCCGGCCTGGGCGGCGCCGTGTTCGCCTCGCTGAACGTGAACCTCGGGATGCCGGAATGGCTCGCCGTGATCATCGCGGTGATCTGCGGTACGGCCGCGGGCGCCGTGCACGGGTTCTCCTTCGCCAGGATCGGCGTGCCCGCGTTCGTCGTCACGCTGGCGGGCCTGCTGGCCTGGAACGGCCTGATGCTGATCCTGCTGGGGACGGAGACCTCCATCAACTTCAGCGAGACCGGCCTGGTAGCCACGCTGACCAGCCGGTACTTCGGCGCGCCCGCGGTCACCTACGGCCTGGCGGCGCTCGCCACGGCCGCCTACCTCCTCGCCTCCTACCGGGAGCGCAGACGTCGCGCCGCCGCCGGGATGCCGTACCGGCCGATGGGCGAGATCTGGGCGCGGACGGCCCTGCTGGCGGTCGCCGCGTTCACCGCGGTCCATGTGCTGGACCGGTTCGAGGGCCTGCCGCTGGCGCTGCTGATCTTCCTCGGCGTCCTCGTCGTCTCGGACCTCTTCCTGCGCCGCACCACCTACGGCCGACAGGTCCTCGCGCTGGGCGGCGGCGAGGAGGCGGCCAGGCGGGCCGGCGTCGATGTGACGCGCGTACGGATCTCGGTGTTCATGGTGTCCGGGACGCTGGCGGCGGTCGGCGGCCTGTTCGTCGCGTCGCGGCTCACCTCGGCGAGCCAGGTCCCGGGCTCCGGCATGCTGCTGATCAACTCCGTCGCCGCCGCCGTCATCGGCGGCACCAGCCTGTTCGGCGGCCGCGGCTCGACCTGGTCCGCGCTGCTGGGGGTGCTGATCATCCAGTCCATCGGCTCGGGCATGGCACTGCTGGGCGTGGACCCGCCGGTCCAGTTCATGATCACGGGCGGGGTGCTGTACACGGCGGTGGTCTTCGACGCCCTGGCCCGCCGCGCGGCGCAGACACGCGGGCCGGACTGAGGGGGCTCGGCTCCCCGGACCGAGGTGCTGCCCGGCACATGCGTCTCGACGCCGCCGACCGTGAGCACAGCCGTCACAGCCGTCACGGCCCTCGCAGCCGTCACGGCCCGCACAGTCGTCACGGCGTCCCGGAAGGCACGTCCTGTTCCGCCCAGATCGTCTTGCCCCTGGCAGTGGGCCGGGTTCCCCAGCGCTGGGTGAGCTGGGCGACCAGCAGCAGGCCCCGGCCGCCCTCGTCGTAGGTGCGGGCGCGGCGCATGTGGGGTGCGGTGCTGCTGGCGTCCGAGACCTCGCAGATGAGGCTTCTGTCGTGGATGAGACGGAGCTGGACGGGCGGCTCGGCGTGCCGGATGGCGTTGGTGACCAGCTCGCTGACGATCAGCTCGGTGACGAAGGCGGCGTCGTTCAGGCCCCAGGTGTCCAGTTGTCCGACAGCGTTCTTGCGGACCTCGGCGACGGCGGCGGGATCGGGGTCGACGTCCCAGACCGCGACCCGGGTGGAGTCCAGCGCCCGGGTCCGGGCGACGAGCAGGGCCACGTCGTCGGTGGGCCGCTGCGCGAGCGTGGCGCCGAGAACCGTGTCGCACAGGACGTCGAGGGAGGCCGCGGGGCGGGTGAGCGCCTGGCACAGCCGGGAGACGGCGTCGTCGACGTCCGTGTCCCGCGAGGCGATCAGGCCGTCGGTGTACAGGACGAGCAGGCTGTCCTCCGGCAGGTCGATCTCGGCCGCCTCGAAGGGGAGTCCGCCCAGGCCGAGCGGGGGCCCGCTCGGCAGGTCGAGCAGTTCGACGGTGCCGTCCGGGCTCACCACGACGGGCAGCGGGTGCCCGGCCCGGGCCAGCGTGCAGCGGCGCGAGACGGGGTCGTACACGGCGTACAGGCAGGTCGCGCCGACGCCGCCCGAGGAGAGCGGTATGCCGCTCCCGCCGCCCGCGGTCTCGGCCGCCCATTCGGAGCCATAGCCGTCGCCGGCCAGGCGGGCGACCAGATCGTCGAGGTGGGTGAGCAGTTCGTCGGGCGGCAGATCGATGTCGGCGAGGGTGCGGACGGCCGTACGCAGCCGTCCCATGGTCGCGGCGGCATGGATGCCATGGCCCACGACGTCGCCCACGACCAGCGCCACCCGCGCCCCGGACAGCGGGATCACGTCGAACCAGTCCCCGCCCACCCCGGCCCGGGCGCCGGCGGGCAGATAGCGGGAGGCGACCTCCACCGCGACCTGCTCGGGCAGCCGCTGCGGCAGCAGGCTGCGCTGCAGGGTGACGGCCGTGCCGCGCTCCCGCGTGTACCGCCGGGCGTTCTCGATGCAGACGGCCGCCCGGGCGGCCAGTTCCTCGGCCAGCACCAGGTCGTCCCGCTGGAACGCTTCGGGGTGCCGGTGGCGGACGAGGACGACGACGCCCAGGATGAATCCGCGCGCGGTCAGCGGCACGGTCATCACCGAGTGGAAGCCGAAGTCGTGGATCCGGGCGGCCCGCAGCGGATTCCGGGCGGCCCAGGCGACGACCTCGGGATCGGTCATCCGGTGCAGCAGGGACCGCCCCGAGCGCACGCTCTCGGCCGGCGGGGACCCCTCCGGGTACTCGTCCGTCCCGCCCGGGGCGACAGCCGCCTCGGGAACCCCCGGCAGCACGGACTGGTGGGCGACGCGGCGCAGCACGAGGGGGCCGCCCGCCCCGGTGTCCGCGTCCCCCGCCTCACCCGCGCCGTCACCGCCGTCACCGCCGGCACCGCCGTCGAGGGAGGCCAGCAGGTCGACGCTGACGAAGTCGGCCAGGTCGGGGACCGCGACGTCCGCCAGCTCCTGGGCCGTCCGTGTCACGTCGAGGGTGCTGCCGATGCGCCGGCCCGCCTCGGCGATCAGCTGGAGGCGCTTACGGGCCCAGAACTCCTCGGTGATGTCGTGCGCGGTGAGACAGACCCCTCGGGTCCGGCCGCCCGCGTCCCTCAACGGCGCCACGACGACCGACCAGGCGTGCTCCCGGAGCTCACCGGCGGTCCGCAGATAGTTCTCACGGTGCTGCGGCCGGCCGGTCGCCAGCGCCTGGATCATGTCCTGCTCGGCCAGCTCGCCCGCCTCCATGTCCACGATCTCCGGCACGCGCAGCCCGCGCATGTCCCCCTCCGTGAGGGCGGTGGACTGTTCCATCTCGGCGTTGGCGCGCCGCAGCCGTAGCCCGGTGTCGTACAGCGCCAGCGCACAGGACGGGGACTGGGTGAAGCTCCAGCTCACCAGGTCCTCGTCGGCCGACTCCGGTTCGCGCCCGGTCAGCGCGGAGACCACCAGCCACTCCCCGCCGCCGGACTCCGGGGACTGAGGCATCCTGTGGTGGGCCAGCACCCGGGCCCGTATGCGCCGCCCGTCCCGGTGCCTGAGGACGAGCTCCCCGTGCCACCTCGGCAGCTGAGCGAACGGCGGCAGCTCCGGTGCGGCGGGCGCCTCGGCGAGCAGGACGCCGGCCGGGCGGCCCAGAACGTCGCCCGCCCGGTATCCGAGCAGGGTTTCGGCACCGTCGTTCCACCCGGTGACGGCGCCGTGCTCGTCGACGGTGACGCGCGCAGTGAGCGCCTCGTCGACGACGTCCCGGCCAGGGCCCGTCTCCTGCATGACCGCTCATCTCGCTCTCGTCGAGCTCTCCACCTCACCGAGGCGCAGGTATGTGTGCATCTACCCACTTTCAACCTTATTCCGCCGGGTCGGCAGCCGGAGACCTGGGAGTGACACTCGCAACAGAGCCCGGCTGATCAGTTCTCGCGAACTGGCAAGAAGCACGAAATCGACGACGCCCGCGATGAATATTCCCGGAACGGGAGATCACACAGAATTATTTTTCCGGCCCGCCCGATCACGGCGTGCTACTGTCGACGCAGTTGCAGTTGTGGTTGCCTAGAGGTTTTCCGACGGGTGAGCACCGACCCGAAGGAGATTCATCATGGCTACCGGTACCGTGAAGTGGTTCAACGCGGAAAAGGGCTTCGGCTTCATCGAGCAGGACGGCGGCGGCCCCGACGTCTTCGCCCACTACTCGAACATCGCCGCCCAGGGCTTCCGCGAGCTCCAGGAAGGCCAGAAGGTGTCGTTCGACATCGCGCAGGGCCAGAAGGGCCCGACGGCCGAGAACATCGTCAACGCCTGATCATCGGCGCAGACGCGTACTTCGCAGCTGGGGCCCGCACCTTGGGGTGCGGGCCCCAGCTCGCTTCGTTTTCTCTCCGCTCTCATCACAGTCACCACTGTCGATACTCCGTTTCCGGCACGTTCTCGCGATTCTCTGCGCCGTTCTTCAGGCTGCGGAATTCCTTGTCACGCGCCCGCAACAAGGAAGGTTCTGCATGAATCGTGCACGAAATAACCGCACATACGACCGTTTCGCGAGTTCGACGGGCAGCCGTTACGGAGGCAGCGCCTCGCGCCGCCCCTCCGGTCACGGACGCCGCCCCGCCGCACTCCAGGGTGAATTCGCGCCGCCGAAAACCATCACCCCCGCACTGCCCGCCGTCGAGGCGTTCGCCGACCTCGGACTGCCCGCGCCGCTGCTGGCCGCGCTGGGCCACGAGGGCGTGAGCGTGCCGTTCCCCATCCAGGCGGCGACCCTGCCGAACTCCCTGGCCGGCCGTGACGTCCTCGGCCGTGGCCGCACCGGTTCGGGCAAGACCCTCGCCTTCGGCCTCGCCGTCCTGGCCCGCACCGAGGGACGGCGCGCCGAGCCTCGCCAGCCGCTCGCCCTCATCCTCGTTCCGACCCGCGAGCTCGCCCAGCAGGTCACCGACGCGCTCACCCCGTACGCCCGCTCCCTGCGGCTGCGACTGGCGACCGTCGTCGGCGGCATGTCGCTCGGCCGGCAGGCCGGCGCCCTGCGCAGCGGCGCCGAGGTCGTCGTCGCCACGCCCGGCCGTCTGAAGGACCTCATCGACCGCGGCGACTGCCGGCTGAGCGACGTCGCCATCACCGTCCTCGACGAGGCCGACCAGATGGCCGACATGGGCTTCATGCCCCAGGTCACCGAACTGCTCGACCAGGTGCGCACCGACGGCCAGCGGATGCTGTTCTCCGCGACCCTCGACCGCAACGTCGACCTGCTCGTCCGCCGCTACCTCAGCGACCCGGTCGTGCACTCCGTCGACCCGTCCGCGGGCGCGGTGACCACGATGGAGCACCACGTGCTCCACGTCCACGACACCGACAAGCACCGCGCGACCACCGAGATCGCGGCACGCGACGGCCGGGTGCTGATGTTCCTGGACACCAAGCACGCGGTGGACCGGCTGACCGAGCACCTGCTCAACAGCGGCGTGCGCGCCGCGGCCCTGCACGGCGGCAAGTCCCAGCCGCAGCGCACCCGGACCCTCGCCCAGTTCAAGACCGGCCATGTGACGGTGCTGGTGGCGACGAACGTCGCGGCCCGCGGCATCCACGTCGACAACCTCGACCTCGTCGTCAACGTCGACCCGCCCAGCGACCACAAGGACTACCTGCACCGCGGCGGCCGTACCGCCCGCGCCGGCGAGTCCGGCAGCGTGGTCACCCTGGTGACCCCCGGCCAGCGGCGCGGCATGAGCCGGCTGATGGCCACGGCCGGCATCTCCCCGCAGATCACCCCGATCCGTTCGGGCGAGGCGGAGCTGAGCCGTATCACCGGCGCCCAGGCCCCGTCCGGCGTCCCGGTCGTCATCACCGCACCGCCCGCCGAGAAGCGTCCGCGGCGCGCGGGGGCGTCCTACTCGTCCCGGGGCAGCCGTGGCCGCGGCGGCCAGGGCGGCCGGACCTCGGCGGAGGCGGGCACGGGCCGACGCAGGTCGGCGCCGCGCCAACGCCCCGCCGCCGACCCTGCGGCCTGACCCCGCCGGTCCCCTTCTCCGCTCGCCCCTTCCCCCGGCCCCCCGCTCCCCCGTCCCCTTCTCCTCCCTGGGAGGCATCATGCGCTGTGTCATCGCCCGTTACCCGTTCGACCTGACCAGGGACGGGGTGCTGGACTCGATGAAAGGCATCCCGCCCGAGCCGATCACCGGCGAGTCCGTGACCATCGGCCGCCGCCGCTACCCCGTGAAGCAGGTGGGCGAGGTCATCACCCGGCAGGACCGCCGCGACTTCACCGGCGGCGAGGTCGTCCGGGCCATGACCCGCCTTGGCTTCACCTGCCACGACCACCCCGAAGCGGTGCCGCAGTACGCTCTCACGCCGCTCCAGACCGCCTCGGAACTCCTCGGCAGCCCCGGCCCCCAGAGCGCGTGAGTTCCGGCCGGGCGTGAGTTCCGGCCGGGCGCGGACCCGGTAGGGGTCACGACTTCGCGGAGTCGTACTCCTCGCGGGCCCGCTGGATCGCCGTCATCCGCCGCTCCGCCCACAGTGCGACGCCGCGGACCTGGTCGGCCGCCTCACGGCCGAGGTCGGTGAGGGAGTAGTCCACGCGGGGCGGGATGACCGGCTTGGCGTCCCGGTGGACCAGCCCGTCGCGCTCAAGGGTCTGCAGGGTCTGCGTCAGCATCTTCTCGCTGACCCTGCCGATCTCCCGCCGCAGTTCGCCGAAGCGGTACGAGCGCTCCAGCAGCGCGATCAGGACCAGGGTGCCCCAGCGGCTGGTGACGTGTTCCATGACCAGACGCTGCGGGCACATCCCCTCGCCGACAGCGTCGGCGGCGCGCCCGCGGTCCGCCAGTGACGTCTCCCTCGCTCCCATGCCCATACGGTACGTCGAGGTCAGTGCAGCGGCTTCGGTCGGGCCAGGCCGGTGTCGTACGCGAGGATCGTGGCCTGGACGCGGTCACGGACGCCGAGCTTGGTCAGCAGGGCGTTGACGTGGGTCTTGACGGTGCCTGTGGCGACACCGAGGCGGTCGGCGATCTCGGCGTTGGCGAGTCCGGCGGCGACGAGCGAGAGGACCTCGCGCTCGCGCGGGGTCAGGGCGTCGAGGAGACCGGCGGTGGCGGCCGGTGGGGCGGGGGCGTCACCGGCGAACACGTCGATCAGACGGCGGGTGACCGCTGGGGCCAGCATCGCCTCGCCCGCGGCGACGACCCGGATGCCGGTGAGGAGTTCGGCGGGCAGGGCGTCTTTCAGGAGGAAGCCGGAGGCGCCGGCGCGCAAGGCCTCGTAGACGTACGAGTCGAGGTCGAAGGTGGTCAGCACCAGCACCCGGGGCGGTCGCTCGGACCGCGTCAGGAGTCCCGTCGCGGTGAGGCCGTCCATGTCGGGCATGCGGATGTCCATCAGGACGACGTCCGGGGCGAGCCGTCCCGCGAGCACCACCGCCGAGGCGCCGTCACCGGCCTCCCCGACGACCGTCAGATCCGGCTCGGCGTCGACGATGGCCGCGAACCCGGCACGGACGACAGGCTGGTCGTCGACGACGAGCACACGGACGGGAGCGTCGGCGCCTTCGGAGCCGCCGGAACCTTCGAGGTCTTCGAGGTCTTCGAGGTCTTCGACGGCTTCGGTGACTTCGGTGACTTCGGTGACTTCGGTGCCATGGGGACTGTGGGGGGAGTCGGGGCGCACGGTAAGCCACCCTAACGGCGGCCGACGGGCTGACCCTCCTGGCCTGCGCCGATCGCGTCCTCGCGGGGCTCCCCCGCCGGGGTGCCGTCGCGGAGGCTGCCCAGGAGCTCGCGCATCGCGGCCAGCGCCTCCCGGGCGGCCGGGGCCACCTCTTCGAGACGGCCCTCCTCGGCGACACGGACCACGTCGGCGGCCCGGTCCAGCACCGCGGAACGCAACCCGGCGGCGACGCGCTGCCGTTCGGCGTGCGCGGCGGCGACCGCGTCGTGGACGGCCTGCCCCAGCTCGGAGTCCTCGCGCCCGGTGACCGTCGTGCGCCGGGACCGTACGGCGAAGCCCGCCAGCCAGGCGGCGCCCAGCGGCGGCAGCAGGAGCAGCGCCAGGGCGAACACGCCGACGCCGATCGCCAGGGGTCCGGCGGGGCGGCCGTCGAGGACCCCGTCCCGTGCCGCAGCCGCCGCGGCCGCACCGCCCAGCGCCCCGGCGGCCGACGGCACCGAGATCCAACTCGCCCACGCCGTACCGCCGTTGGCGCCCACGGCGTACACCCCGGCCAGCAGTGCGCAGCCGCCCGCGACCAGGACCCAGACCGGATCCGCGGCACCGGGCAGCCACGGCCACCCCCAGACGCCCGCGCCCACCGCGGCCAGCGCCGCCCAGGGCATCCGCCGCCGCCACAGCAGCGGCAGCACCTGGACGAGCAGCAGCGCGCCCAGCAACAGCCGGGCCCCCACGTCGCGGGACTCGCCGAACAGCAGCGCCGCCGGGACGGCGAGCACCCCGAGCAACGCGGCATGCTCAGCGAACCGCCAGTCGACGCCCACGAGGCCGAAGACTCGCGTGCCCCCGGAGTGCGCCGGGTGGGCGGGAAGCTCGGCCCGTACCGACCAGCCGCCGGCCGGACCGGGCCGCGGCCCTGCCGTCATCGTGCCGCCGACGGCCGCGGCGCGCTCCTTCATCCCGGCCGTCCCCCGCCCGGACCCGAGCCCACGCCCGATGTCCGGACTCCCCGACGCCCTCGAACTCGCCGCAGAATGCGCTTCGTTGACGATGGTCAGGGTCAGCCGTCCGTCGTGCGGGTCCCGCACCTCGACGCGGACGGGCGCTCCCGGGGCGTACCGCAGCGCGTTGGTGAGCGCCTCCCGGGCGATGCCGAACACGGCGTCGGCCACCGCCTGCCCGACCTCGGCCCCGGCCTCGACGTCCACTTCGACCTCGACGGGCTGGCCCAGCCGCACGAAGCCGGCCGCCAGCTCCCCGAGCCGCTCCCCGAGCCGCTCCGCCGGCAGAACGTGACCGCCGTCGTCGTCCTCCTCGGCGGTGCGCAGGGTGTCGACCAGCCGATGCAGGGTGTCCAGGGTCTCGCGGCCCGTGCGGGCGGCGAACTCCAGGGCCTCGGCGGCGAGTTCGGGGCGACTGCCGGCGAGGTGTCCGGCCGCGTTCGCGGTGACGACGACCGAGGTGAGGTGGTGGGCGCTGACGTCGTGCAACTCCCGGGCGAGTCTGCGCCGTTCGGCCGTGGCCGCCTCCCGCCGCTCGGCCCGCGCCCGCTCGAGCCGGCCGGCCGCCTGCGCCCGCGAGGCCAGCCATCGGGCACGCCCCCGGCCGAGTCCGGCGCCGACCAGGCAGACGGCGGCGGTCAGGACCTGGTCGGCTCGGTGCGCGAGCCCCACCCCGTCCGCCGCGAGGCTCACCAGGACCTCGAACCCGACCAGGACGGCGACGGCCCGTAGCGTCACCGGCAGGGTGGTGCGGGCCGCGACCGAGTACACGGCGACGGCCTCGCCCACGAGGGCGTACACCACGACCGCGTCCGCGGGCACGACGAGCCGGCCGAGTTCGGCCACGACGACGACCCCGGCGAGCGCGATCAGCGGCGCCCGCCGCCGCAGGGCCAGCGCGCCGGTGACGGCCGTCCCCGCCGCCACGGCCACCGTCACGTCGGCGACGACGACCTGATGGCCGTCCCACTCCACCGCGCCGGGCCAGACGAGCAGTTGCCCGGCCATGACGGCCAGCGGCAGCAGCCAGTTCCGTACGCTCTCCACGAGGACAGGAGCATAGGCGGGCGCCCGGAACCGCACGTCGTCCGCCGGACGCACCCCGCGCCTACCCGTCTCTACCTTCCGATAGAGCGGACGGCGCCGGGACTCGTACCGCCGCCCGACGCGCCCGCCGTCCGCCGCGGCGAGGCTGGTGGCATGCAGCTGACCTACCTCGTCGTCCCGCTCCTCGCCCTCGCGATCGCCGCCCGGTTCGTCTGGAGCGGCGAGCGTCCCGCGCCCCCGGTCTG is a window encoding:
- a CDS encoding SCO5918 family protein, yielding MRCVIARYPFDLTRDGVLDSMKGIPPEPITGESVTIGRRRYPVKQVGEVITRQDRRDFTGGEVVRAMTRLGFTCHDHPEAVPQYALTPLQTASELLGSPGPQSA
- a CDS encoding sugar ABC transporter substrate-binding protein, coding for MRLRGSVPGLRGGPLSRAAVAVSVAAGVALAGACGGGGSGGGDSLTVGLLLPGGGASRFGQFDKPLIEQRLKELCTHCPAATFAATPDPAVQRQQLESMITRGVDVLIIAAVDPQLLRPSVEAAHRAGIPVVAYDRLAQGPISGYVTFDGAKVGRLQGEALLKGMGAKAHGGQIVMMNGATTDPNADWFKRGALSVLKGKVKIGKSYDTVGWRPENAFVDMKSAVAALGAGNIDGVLAANDSLAGAVVSALNATEVRPLPPITGQDADLVAVRRLVRGDQYMTVYKPFKPAADAAAEMAVALGRGKSVASIATGTVDNATTKDIPAVLLPSVPVTAGTVKDTVVKDGMYTIAQICTPQLRSACAKAGLI
- a CDS encoding SpoIIE family protein phosphatase; this encodes MQETGPGRDVVDEALTARVTVDEHGAVTGWNDGAETLLGYRAGDVLGRPAGVLLAEAPAAPELPPFAQLPRWHGELVLRHRDGRRIRARVLAHHRMPQSPESGGGEWLVVSALTGREPESADEDLVSWSFTQSPSCALALYDTGLRLRRANAEMEQSTALTEGDMRGLRVPEIVDMEAGELAEQDMIQALATGRPQHRENYLRTAGELREHAWSVVVAPLRDAGGRTRGVCLTAHDITEEFWARKRLQLIAEAGRRIGSTLDVTRTAQELADVAVPDLADFVSVDLLASLDGGAGGDGGDGAGEAGDADTGAGGPLVLRRVAHQSVLPGVPEAAVAPGGTDEYPEGSPPAESVRSGRSLLHRMTDPEVVAWAARNPLRAARIHDFGFHSVMTVPLTARGFILGVVVLVRHRHPEAFQRDDLVLAEELAARAAVCIENARRYTRERGTAVTLQRSLLPQRLPEQVAVEVASRYLPAGARAGVGGDWFDVIPLSGARVALVVGDVVGHGIHAAATMGRLRTAVRTLADIDLPPDELLTHLDDLVARLAGDGYGSEWAAETAGGGSGIPLSSGGVGATCLYAVYDPVSRRCTLARAGHPLPVVVSPDGTVELLDLPSGPPLGLGGLPFEAAEIDLPEDSLLVLYTDGLIASRDTDVDDAVSRLCQALTRPAASLDVLCDTVLGATLAQRPTDDVALLVARTRALDSTRVAVWDVDPDPAAVAEVRKNAVGQLDTWGLNDAAFVTELIVSELVTNAIRHAEPPVQLRLIHDRSLICEVSDASSTAPHMRRARTYDEGGRGLLLVAQLTQRWGTRPTARGKTIWAEQDVPSGTP
- a CDS encoding polysaccharide deacetylase family protein; translation: MDRRIKRAALACLLLTATVLTAGCSAATPKASAEDSSPSATPHSAAPSAHPRGDAGAQSGTAAAYRKWGIKPLAAPPAPPATKPVVQAAAGSGVPVISDIPTKEKIVFLTFDDGAEKDPKFVTMMRELKIPFTMFLTDAAIRADYGYFKPLQGLGDPIQNHTLTHPNMRTLSASAQKAEICGQQKKLKAEYGTAPRLFRPPYGNWNEDTRAAAASCGIEKIVLWRESMQITNMQYQRGDKKLHPGDIILAHFRGPSELKGTTMTEMTANMLRHIQEQGFTVARLEDYL
- a CDS encoding ATP-binding cassette domain-containing protein, encoding MPGQPLLTLRGVSKRFAAVQALVDVELEIAAGEVVALMGDNAAGKSTLVKVISGVGPADRGVIEWQGSPVQITRPQDAQVLGIATVYQDLAMCGNLDVVANLFLGREIHRLGVLDEVEMERRTRELLHTLSVRIPDVRAPLATLSGGQRQVVAITRLFLGSPRLLLLDEPTASLGLEQTGQLLDLIEELRDQGIGVLLISHNMGDIKAVADRVAVLRLGRNNGQFDVNTTSQEQIIASITGAADNAASHRPTRPEEAWP
- a CDS encoding sugar ABC transporter permease, whose amino-acid sequence is MRGRRTGARAGGRRWDTDRLGAYAGAVRRRLPEGALGPVPALLALAVTWIVFQGLNDNFLSPRNLSVLSVDIVGTGMIAVGIVFVLLIGEIDLSVGSLAGLGGAVFASLNVNLGMPEWLAVIIAVICGTAAGAVHGFSFARIGVPAFVVTLAGLLAWNGLMLILLGTETSINFSETGLVATLTSRYFGAPAVTYGLAALATAAYLLASYRERRRRAAAGMPYRPMGEIWARTALLAVAAFTAVHVLDRFEGLPLALLIFLGVLVVSDLFLRRTTYGRQVLALGGGEEAARRAGVDVTRVRISVFMVSGTLAAVGGLFVASRLTSASQVPGSGMLLINSVAAAVIGGTSLFGGRGSTWSALLGVLIIQSIGSGMALLGVDPPVQFMITGGVLYTAVVFDALARRAAQTRGPD
- a CDS encoding DEAD/DEAH box helicase, which gives rise to MNRARNNRTYDRFASSTGSRYGGSASRRPSGHGRRPAALQGEFAPPKTITPALPAVEAFADLGLPAPLLAALGHEGVSVPFPIQAATLPNSLAGRDVLGRGRTGSGKTLAFGLAVLARTEGRRAEPRQPLALILVPTRELAQQVTDALTPYARSLRLRLATVVGGMSLGRQAGALRSGAEVVVATPGRLKDLIDRGDCRLSDVAITVLDEADQMADMGFMPQVTELLDQVRTDGQRMLFSATLDRNVDLLVRRYLSDPVVHSVDPSAGAVTTMEHHVLHVHDTDKHRATTEIAARDGRVLMFLDTKHAVDRLTEHLLNSGVRAAALHGGKSQPQRTRTLAQFKTGHVTVLVATNVAARGIHVDNLDLVVNVDPPSDHKDYLHRGGRTARAGESGSVVTLVTPGQRRGMSRLMATAGISPQITPIRSGEAELSRITGAQAPSGVPVVITAPPAEKRPRRAGASYSSRGSRGRGGQGGRTSAEAGTGRRRSAPRQRPAADPAA
- a CDS encoding cold-shock protein, producing the protein MATGTVKWFNAEKGFGFIEQDGGGPDVFAHYSNIAAQGFRELQEGQKVSFDIAQGQKGPTAENIVNA